The Deltaproteobacteria bacterium sequence CACGGGTCATGTGATCGACGGCAGCTTTCGAGGCACAGTAACCTAACGTAGCAGGGAACGCATTGCGCCCAAGGATCGAGCCGATGTTGACAATGGAGCCACCACCATGGGCCTTCATTTGTCGTGCTGCAGCTTGAGAGCAGAGGAAGATCGACTTGGCGTTGACGTTCATATGCAGGTCCCAGTTCTCTTCGCTCATGTCGAGCGTTGCCTCTGGGTATGTCACACCAGCGTTGTTGACGAGGATGGCAACCGGACCAAGTTGCTCTTCAACTTGTGCAAATGTTGCTTTTACATCCGCACCAATTTCGGCACGACAGCCCAGCGCAATTGCTTCTCCGCCACCGCTGCGAATCTCAGCGACAACTTCTGCAGCATTCTCGGCCTTCGTTGCCACACAGGCCACCCGCGCGCCTTCGTTCGCTAGTTCGAGCGCAATTGCTTTTCCAAGTCCACGACTGGCTCCTGTCACCACAGCAACCTTGTTGGCAAACAAAGGCATACACGTCTCCTCTTATATCCCAAAAAACTGCGCTGCATTTTCGCCAAGAATTTTATTCACAGATGTTTCAGGAAGTTTTGCTAACGCCTTGCGTGCTCTGGTAATGGGCTCAGTGAATCCCTCAGCATGCGGATAATCCGAACCAATGAAGAATTTATCGTCACCAAGGAGTTCGATCATGTACGGCAACGTGCGCTCGTGTGGGTCTGCAGAGATCCAGATGTTGCGCGCGAAATACTCACTCGCAGGTCGTTTCATCTGGCAGGTATGGCCCATGTAGCTGAAACGATAATCAAGTCGATCAATCCACTCGGCGATCCAACCACTGGCAGACTCAATCGTCGCCACACGCAAACGCGGAAAGCGCTCGAACACGCCATCGTACACCATCGTAGTCAGCGCCATGCGCGGATCTTGAATGGTATTCATACTGAGAAACATAAAGCCCGGCTCGCGGTCTTTGTACCACTCGTTGCCGAGATAGTGAGCATGCACAACGAGATGAATCCCCACTGCGATGTTGGCGTCTTGTGCTGCGGCCCAGACGGGATCGTAGTCAGGATGGCCAAAACTCTTGCCGTCGATTGGTAACGCACCAACGAAAACAGTCTTCACATCGGCTTTCGCGAGACAGTGTAATTCTCGTACAGCGTCGCCGGGATAACGTAACGTTAAGTGACCTACCGGATACAAACGCTGACGATACCCTGCGCACATTTCTACCATCCAGGTGTTATAGGCACGCGCATGTGCAGCAGCCAGCTCCGGGTCAGGTACTAAGTCTTCCCAGAACAGCCCTAAAGTTGGATAGATGAATTGGCTTTCAATTCCTTCTTCATCAAGGAATCGTACGCGTGACGGCATATCTTCGAGTGAGCGACTGAACGCTTCCGCAGGGTCAAACGACTTGAGTCCTTTGCCTGTTTCCTTCTGGCCATAGCCAACGGCAACGCCAAGTAACTCCTCAATAGTGAGGTCACCTGAATTCGGAAGAGGTTGTCCGTTCACCCACAACACGTAACGTCCTGTCTCTTTCGATCGTTCGAAACGTACGCAACGGTCCCGATAGCGTGGCTCAATGTAACGAGTCCACAGATCCAATGGCTCCATGAAATGACTATCAGCATCAATAATGCGGCTCATGGCGGGTCCTCCTTAATGATCAATCGACAATACGAATCTCATGCCCGCGTGCAATCAGCATTGGCTGAATCAATTCGCCAAATTGATCGGGTTCATAGCTGGTGACATCGGCGAAACTAGGATCTTTTCCTTCCATCCAGATCTGCGCAATGCCATCGTAGACACGCTCGCGAGCGGGGCCGACGAGATTGACGGTGTAGCGTCTGGCGGTCGGGGTTCGTCGCAATGCAACTGCGACATTTGGAATATGAGTCTCAAGCCAGTATTTATCTAACGCAGCACGTTCGATCTCCGGGCGCCGTTTGACAAAGTAGACCAGCTTAGTGGTCTCGCGTGTAGTCGGACCATCGACGTTGAGATGTTCGGAAACGGTCAACCAGTGACCTTTGGTGAAGTCCGCATATTCGTCAAAGCGATCAGCCATAATCTCTGGCGGTGCATTCTTGCCGATCGTGGTATCGAAATGCTGCTTGTCACGAAACCACAATTCAGCCATGCCATCTAACCCCGGGTCGTCTGGGGTTTGTTGTGGGTCAAAGAAGGTGATGCGATAGCGCAGCGGTTGCGCCATCTTCACAACATGTGGGGCATGGACGTTTTCCCATACTTTCACGAGTTCATCATGAGAGATGTTCGCGTGACGAATGACGGTGGCAATGACTTTCAGCATACTTCCCCCTTTTTCTGTTGCGGTCCTCCAAGTTTCCTAACTGGCAGATCACAAGTATAATCCCCGAAAAATGAAAGAGGAATGACCAATGAGTTTAGATGAATCAACTGCCTATGCGTTGGCCACATGGTCTCGCTTCGATAACACGATTACTGACGATCTTGTCCGAGCGGTCTGTGGCGCGTTTGCTTTTGTTGCAGCCGCAGATGGCAATGTTGCAGAGTCTGAAGTTGCGGGACTCATGAACATCATTCGTGAGAGATCCGACGCATTTCCGCGACTCGACCTGGCTGCGGTTGAGCGATTGTTTCGTGATTTGACAACAGCGTTGTTGTCTGACCCCGAAGGCAGTCGAGAACACGTGCTATCGGAAATCGCCCGCGTGAAAGATCAACCGAAAGAACGAGAGCTTGTCCACAGTGCGGCCCGTGTTGCCATATTTGCCGACAGTCGTGTCGAGGGACGAGAACAGAAAGTGATGGACGAGATCTGTAGCGCGTTGGGAATTGTTGGAGATCGTTAACGAAATCGCTGGGGAATTTCTTCCTCAGCGACTCTCATTATTAGGTTCCCTCACCCTCGCCCTCCCCCGCAGGGAGAGGGAACTATCAGTTGCGGCGAAGAGCTGACAATCAGGCTGCTTTCCGCATTCCACCATAGGCGAGGTCGAGACCATCAAAGAAACGCCACAAAAGCTCTAGCGTATGCTCGACCGCGTCACGCACCCGTCGTTGCTCTTCGTCAGTTTTTGCCAGTTTAGATACGGTCTCGCTCGCGCTTCCTCCGTGTTCTTTGTCGGCTTCTTCATGTACCCACCAGAAAGCGGTCTGCTCATGCGTAAGTCCGTATTTCTCCTCAAGCAGACGGGCAAATTCATTGCCAGCGCCAGGAACCTGCGCCTCACCGGCGATACTAACTGCCGCGAGCCCTTCCATAAAAGGACGATGAGCAACGACCCATGTCCAATATGTGCGTAACGCGACAGACTCGGGCAAGGGATGAATGTTGATCATCTTTTCTCGCGTGCTACCCAAAGCACAGCCCAGACGAATATACAGTTCTGGATGCGGCGCACTCTTGGACATCCGTCCGGTCTCTTCCTCGATCAGGTTATCGAGAATGTGAGCCCGTACTTCCGCATCTTCGCAGTTGACATACAAAGGACCAATCAGATCATGGACTCTGCCAGTGAGATAAAATTGCTGTTCCATCCAACTGCGAATCTGATCCTTGCTTAGCTCAGCCCGACGGAATTTCTGAATCCACGGATGATCCCAGAACGCCCGCCGCTGCGTAACCATCTTTCGCAACTCTTGCGCGAATTGCTCGCTCGTCAGTGCCATAGGGTACCCTCCTTTTAGATTATTGGATTTCGCCTCCGAATCGGTATAACCGGTTCCTTAATTGTTCTCCTTTACTCCTTTTGGGGGAGGCGGTGCAAGACATTAAACAAAAAAAGGGCAGCCATTCTGGGCTGCCCTTCTAAATCACACACAGAGAAGTGAGCAGAACCCACCTCTCATATCAACGTTAGACCGAAGTCGCGCCGGTATCAATCTTCAGCGACTTTAACGGGGTGCGATCAACCACTGGACCACGTTTGGTTCCAGCAGTCAGTTTGACTGAGCCAGGAAAACGTTGGAAGGGGTTGGTCAGCTCGATCTGCTTAGCGAATTCCTTAATCGGTGGGATCACTTCTTTGGCAAACAGACGCATGCTGTTGAGGCGATCTTCATTGCCGACTGTCCCTTGCACTTGGAACAACGTGAACACGCCAGGACGCAGCACTTGTAGAATCGATTTGATTTTCTCGGTCACAGTCTTTGGCGAGCCCACAATCATCAGCAAGTTAGCTTGCGCGTTCTCGTACGACTTTTGTAGTTTGGCGCGGATCTCGTCGTAGTTCTTGGTCTCGCCTTCTTTCTTGCCAGTCTGCATTTCTTTCAAGCGATCCGCGCTTAAGCCGACCCAGCCGCCGCCAGGGCGACGACCGAGCAAGCGAATCGCACCTTTGGAGTTGTAGCCTGGAGGCAACGTGTGTTCAGGTCGCGAGAAGGCATTCGCGCCACCACCAAACACAAAGCCTTTGCCAAGTTCCTGGGCTTTCTCGTCAGTCTCGGCGACAAACACGCCCATCAGGTAACCAAAGTTCTCAGGTCCAGCTTGATAACCACGCTCTGCAGCGACATCGGCATACATATCCCAAATATCGCAAGTCGGACCAAGGTTGGTCACAAGGCCAAGGTATGGATACGCGTGCTCAGCACACCACTTCACGGTTTCTGGGCTTAACACACCAGGAATCCACATCTGCGGATGTGGCTTCTGATACGGCAGTGCCCACGGGTTCACATGGCGATAATGGAAATGTTTGCCTTCATAGCGCCACGGGCCAGGTTTGGTCCACGCCTGGATAATAAAGTCGTGGGCTTCGTTGAACATCTCGCGATTGTACGCAGGATTGGCATTATTGAAGAACTGTTCACTGCCCGCGCCACGCACCCAACCGGTGACAAGGCGGCCACGTGAAATGAGGTCAATTTCAGCGAGTTCTTCCGCCATGCGCAGCGGATGTTTAATGACCGGAAGCGGATTGCCAATCAACACGATTTTCGCACGTTTAGTGACGCGCGCCAGGATCGCCGCTTCAACGTTCATCACACCACCCATGCAGAACGGGTTGCCATGATGTTCGTTGAGCATCAGCGCATCAAAACCGAGTTCTTCAGCTTCGCAATACTCATCGATCCAATAGTTATAGTCATCCGCGGCTTTCGCGCGGTCAAAAAGGGTATTCGGCAGCGCGAAGAAACCTTCATGTTTGAGGACATCGTCCTCTTTCAGCCAACGATACGGTCGTTCGGTAAAGTATCCAACAATCATACTGGTCACTCCTTTTTCCTAGTGAGTGCGCAAAACGCTCCCCATGTGATAGCAGACCTGGCCTATGCTTGTGAAGGGACGGGAGACAAAGAATCAGGCTGATCTCTTTACTTGAATCTACATGTGGAGGGGAACTAAGGGAGAAGGGATTATTCTTCTAAGGCAGTATTCCTATCTCGCCGAGTGGGAAGTACTCGTAAGATCACAATTCCAGTATCGATGGCGAAATAGTAACTGCGATGGTTACGATACAAGAAGCTACGCAGGGTAGTATCAGGTGGAAGCTTCAATCGCTCAGCTACGTCTGGCTCTGGCCTACCGGATGTGGGTGTAACTGCATAAGAAAGGCGCGTTCCTGAAGTTCCCGAAGATAGCGATCTGCCGCCGTAGGATTGCGCGTCGCAAGGTAACGCCAGATTGCTTGTAAATCAGCTTTTGCTCGCTGGTGATAACGCGGGGTAGCCATGCGACTTCAGGTCGAACGAGAAGAAAGCAGTTTGTTCTCTTCTGCTAAGAAGGCCTCAATATCCATCTCCTCGCCACGATCTCCTCGCAGAAAATCCTCGACCGCAGGACGTAAAGAATCAGTCACCGCATCAAGTTCCTGCTCTCGTTCTTGTAACAACCGCAGGCCCGCTTCTACCATTGCTTCGTAACTCTGGTATTTGCCGCTTTGTAGCTGTCGCTCCACAAACTGATCTATGGATAAAACCTCTGGCATAAACAATCTCTCTTCTAGTCAATGGAATCGTTGTTACCTTACCACAGTCGTCGGCCTTGCCATAGAGTTTCCGAGTCGGTTCAGGAGAACTGGCTTGAGTGCTACCGCCTTAACCCGCTTTACTCACCAGCCTGACCCTGCAAGTATCGGCCACGAAATTTTTCATCGACGTAGACGGAGGTGCGCTCGTGGCAAAACCAATTGATGTCTATTACTGGCCAACGCCGAACGGTTGGAAAGTGAAAATTCTCCTCGAGGAACTCGGTGTTCCGTACAACATTATCCCTGTGAACATTGGCAAGGGCGAACAATTCGAACCGAGCTTTCTGAAGATCTCGCCCAATAATCGTATGCCAGCGATTGTCGATCATGAACCGCTGGGCGGTGGCGAGCCAATAGCAATCTTTGAGTCCGGTGCAATCGATGAATACCTGGCCGAAAAATACGGCAAGTTCATGCCGAGAGATCCGCGCGGGAAGTATGAAGTCCTGCAGTGGGTGTATTGGCAAATGGGTGGACTCGGTCCCATGTCTGGCCAGTGTAATCATTTCCGCCACTATGCGCCTGAGAAGATTGCATACGGCATCAACCGTTACACAGATGAAGTGAATCGTCTGTATGGTGTCATGGACAAACAGTTAGCCACGCTCCAGTTTCTTGCAGGTGAGTACTCGATTGCTGACATGATGTCGTGGCCGTGGATCGTCGGCTACGAGCGCATGGGGCAAGACCTCAACGAGTTCCCGAACCTCAAGCGTTGGCACGAAGCCATGAAAGCGCGTCCGGCGGTTATTCGCGGTTTTGAGGTTGGCAAAGAACTGCGACAAGAAATGTCTGACGAAGCGAAGAAGGTGCTGTTTGGGCAGAGGGCGCGGAAGTGAAACAAGAATGTAGGAAACAGAAGGCAGGAGACAGCATGAGAAGGTGGGTTTGTCTTTTCCATTCTGTCTCCTGTATTCTGACTTCTGTATTCTTTTTTTAAGGAGATTGAATGGCAACGTTGGT is a genomic window containing:
- a CDS encoding type II toxin-antitoxin system ParD family antitoxin — encoded protein: MPEVLSIDQFVERQLQSGKYQSYEAMVEAGLRLLQEREQELDAVTDSLRPAVEDFLRGDRGEEMDIEAFLAEENKLLSSRST
- a CDS encoding type II toxin-antitoxin system RelE/ParE family toxin; the protein is MATPRYHQRAKADLQAIWRYLATRNPTAADRYLRELQERAFLMQLHPHPVGQSQT
- a CDS encoding glucose 1-dehydrogenase; protein product: MPLFANKVAVVTGASRGLGKAIALELANEGARVACVATKAENAAEVVAEIRSGGGEAIALGCRAEIGADVKATFAQVEEQLGPVAILVNNAGVTYPEATLDMSEENWDLHMNVNAKSIFLCSQAAARQMKAHGGGSIVNIGSILGRNAFPATLGYCASKAAVDHMTRVMAIEWARYKIRVNCIASGYVRTDLIDRLAEEQKLTLRDLEKRTPQRRLGTGADIAKAVRYIASEDAGFVTGEVLVVDGGWTAFGYY
- a CDS encoding amidohydrolase; amino-acid sequence: MSRIIDADSHFMEPLDLWTRYIEPRYRDRCVRFERSKETGRYVLWVNGQPLPNSGDLTIEELLGVAVGYGQKETGKGLKSFDPAEAFSRSLEDMPSRVRFLDEEGIESQFIYPTLGLFWEDLVPDPELAAAHARAYNTWMVEMCAGYRQRLYPVGHLTLRYPGDAVRELHCLAKADVKTVFVGALPIDGKSFGHPDYDPVWAAAQDANIAVGIHLVVHAHYLGNEWYKDREPGFMFLSMNTIQDPRMALTTMVYDGVFERFPRLRVATIESASGWIAEWIDRLDYRFSYMGHTCQMKRPASEYFARNIWISADPHERTLPYMIELLGDDKFFIGSDYPHAEGFTEPITRARKALAKLPETSVNKILGENAAQFFGI
- a CDS encoding LLM class flavin-dependent oxidoreductase, with amino-acid sequence MIVGYFTERPYRWLKEDDVLKHEGFFALPNTLFDRAKAADDYNYWIDEYCEAEELGFDALMLNEHHGNPFCMGGVMNVEAAILARVTKRAKIVLIGNPLPVIKHPLRMAEELAEIDLISRGRLVTGWVRGAGSEQFFNNANPAYNREMFNEAHDFIIQAWTKPGPWRYEGKHFHYRHVNPWALPYQKPHPQMWIPGVLSPETVKWCAEHAYPYLGLVTNLGPTCDIWDMYADVAAERGYQAGPENFGYLMGVFVAETDEKAQELGKGFVFGGGANAFSRPEHTLPPGYNSKGAIRLLGRRPGGGWVGLSADRLKEMQTGKKEGETKNYDEIRAKLQKSYENAQANLLMIVGSPKTVTEKIKSILQVLRPGVFTLFQVQGTVGNEDRLNSMRLFAKEVIPPIKEFAKQIELTNPFQRFPGSVKLTAGTKRGPVVDRTPLKSLKIDTGATSV
- a CDS encoding thiol:disulfide oxidoreductase; the protein is MAKPIDVYYWPTPNGWKVKILLEELGVPYNIIPVNIGKGEQFEPSFLKISPNNRMPAIVDHEPLGGGEPIAIFESGAIDEYLAEKYGKFMPRDPRGKYEVLQWVYWQMGGLGPMSGQCNHFRHYAPEKIAYGINRYTDEVNRLYGVMDKQLATLQFLAGEYSIADMMSWPWIVGYERMGQDLNEFPNLKRWHEAMKARPAVIRGFEVGKELRQEMSDEAKKVLFGQRARK